A genomic region of Kineococcus rhizosphaerae contains the following coding sequences:
- a CDS encoding histidinol-phosphatase HisJ family protein, translated as MSLPADDHVHSRFSWDAFAGDMEGTCRRAVDLGLPAVSFTEHVDFEAWSAPPGGWRWPEGVRGTIDGHGRFLGAPLEVEAYVAEVARCRDLFPALTIRTGIELDAGHRYPQEVADLLRTGFDRVVGSVHALADLADPGQFLEVSSAFAQRTAVDVVLAYLEQVREMVASDVRFEVLGHVDYPLRHWPAGLEVPWPELEEPLRHTLSVLAASGRALEVNTSLPLDLRIVRWWCEAGGDAVAFGSDAHSPGELGQRFREVARAVESAGFRPADDPTALWGRA; from the coding sequence GTGAGCCTGCCCGCCGACGACCACGTCCACTCCCGCTTCTCCTGGGACGCGTTCGCCGGGGACATGGAGGGGACCTGCCGGCGCGCGGTCGACCTCGGCCTGCCGGCGGTCTCCTTCACGGAGCACGTCGACTTCGAGGCGTGGTCGGCGCCGCCGGGCGGGTGGCGGTGGCCCGAGGGGGTCCGCGGCACGATCGACGGGCACGGCCGGTTCCTCGGGGCACCGCTGGAGGTCGAGGCGTACGTCGCCGAGGTCGCGCGCTGCCGCGACCTGTTCCCCGCCCTGACGATCCGCACCGGCATCGAGCTCGACGCGGGCCACCGGTACCCGCAGGAGGTCGCCGACCTCCTGCGGACGGGTTTCGACCGGGTCGTCGGGTCGGTGCACGCCCTGGCGGACCTGGCCGACCCGGGGCAGTTCCTCGAGGTGAGTTCGGCGTTCGCCCAGCGCACGGCCGTGGACGTGGTCCTGGCCTACCTGGAGCAGGTGCGCGAGATGGTGGCCTCCGACGTGCGCTTCGAGGTGCTGGGCCACGTCGACTACCCGCTGCGGCACTGGCCCGCCGGGCTCGAGGTCCCGTGGCCGGAGCTGGAGGAACCGTTGCGGCACACCCTGTCCGTGCTCGCCGCCTCAGGGCGGGCGCTGGAGGTGAACACGTCCCTGCCGCTGGACCTGCGCATCGTCCGGTGGTGGTGCGAGGCCGGGGGCGACGCCGTCGCGTTCGGCAGCGACGCCCACAGCCCGGGTGAGCTCGGTCAGCGCTTCCGCGAGGTCGCGCGGGCCGTGGAGTCCGCGGGTTTCCGTCCCGCCGACGACCCCACGGCGCTGTGGGGCCGGGCCTGA